The following coding sequences are from one Dreissena polymorpha isolate Duluth1 chromosome 8, UMN_Dpol_1.0, whole genome shotgun sequence window:
- the LOC127842847 gene encoding uncharacterized protein LOC127842847 yields the protein MDLRVLCVFVAVAYVNVIARIMCNFQPRSWTLAMQLCLSLSGTPVSFRSVPSLISCFLNGSFWTSDYATWIATTDSPVDCEYRTLAEDNQFSESTFGNCSEIRHYICCNNTMIESCVKNGTWKEASKCNETYPTPPAQLTMGDYWLRRAYRYQIDTFTVSVQRVLILRRKFNYITSFKHECVVHLKVEFRTALTDVGCWALMETLSLSVELTVQIRSIPFVKLRITPEVNFQCADQLL from the exons ATGGACTTGCGAGTTCTCTGTGTGTTTGTTGCAGTGGCTTATGTCAATGTTATTG CTCGTATTATGTGTAATTTCCAACCGAGGAGTTGGACGTTGGCAATGCAACTCTGCCTCAGTCTTAGTGGAACGCCAGTGAGTTTTAGGTCCGTGCCGTCGCTTATCAGCTGTTTTTTGAATGGATCGTTTTGGACTTCCGACTATGCAACATGGATTGCGACTACAG ATTCTCCTGTCGATTGTGAGTACCGAACGCTGGCCGAAGACAATCAGTTCAGCGAGTCAACGTTCGGAAATTGTTCAGAAATAAGGCATTACATTTGTTGCAACAACACCATGATAG AATCGTGTGTAAAGAATGGCACGTGGAAAGAAGCATCCAAATGTAACGAAACCTACCCAACACCGCCAGCACAGCTAACTATGGGTGATTACTGGCTTAGACGTGCATATCGCTACCAGATTGACACATTTACAG TTAGTGTGCAGCGAGTTTTAATCTTAAGAAGGAAGTTTAATTACATAACAAGCTTTAAACACGAATGTGTGGTGCATTTGAAGGTGGAATTCCGAACAGCATTGACCGATGTGGGATGTTGGGCATTGATGGAAACCCTCAGTTTGTCAGTAGAGCTAACTGTGCAAATTCGCAGTATTCCTTTTGTGAAGTTG AGAATTACACCGGAAGTGAACTTTCAG TGTGCGGATCAACTATTGTAA